CTGCTCGAACGGCAGCGACGTCAGCTCGTCCGAAGCCTTCGCCTCGGGTGCGACCGAAACCGCCGCCGCCAGCTCGCCCGCCGCACGCTCCACGCGCCGCTGCAGCGTGCCGGTCGCGCTCGCGCTGCCCCAGTCCGACGAAGCGGCGTACACGCCCGTCGCCACGGGAATCGCGCGCAGGTAAGCGAAGAGCGGGCGCAACGCGAAGTCCAGCACGAGCGAATGCCGTTCCGTGCCACCGGTCGCGGCGATCAGCACCGGCTTGCCGTCGAGCGCTTCCTTGTCCAGGACGTCGAAGAAGGACTTGAACATCCCACTGTAGGAGGCGGTGAAGACCGGCGTGACGGCGATGAGACCGTCGGCGTGCGTCACCGTGTCGATGACTTCCTTCAGCTTCGGGCTGGGGAAACCGGTGAGCAGGTTGTTGGTGACGTCCACGGCGGTGTCGCGCAGCTCGATCACCTCGACCACCGTGTCGGGACCCAGTGCGGTGCGCGTCGCGTCCGCCAGCCGGTCGGCCAGCAGCCGCGTCGACGACGGCTGGCTCAGCCCGGCGGTGACCACGGCAATGGTGCGTGCGGTCATTTCTGCCTTCTTCTCTCCGAATCGGGGTTCAGACGCGGGTTTCTTCAGTGGTTTCTTCGGCGGTTTCTTCAGCGTCGCGCGCGGCCTTCAGCGACTCGTGGGTCGGCGCGTCCGGCACGTGCGCCGGGCGCATCGACTCGAGCTCCTTGCGCAGCACCGGCACCACCTGCTCGCCGAGCAGGTCGAGCTGCTCCAGCACGGTCTTCAGCGGCAGGCCGGCGTGGTCCATGAGGAACAGCTGGCGCTGGTAGTCACCGAAGTGCTCGCGGAAGGTCAGCGTCTTGTCGATGACCTCCTGCGGGCTGCCGACGGTCAGCGGCGTCTGCGACGTGAAGTCCTCCATCGAGGGGCCGTGCCCGTACACCGGCGCGTTGTCGAAGTACGGCCGGAACTCGTTCCACGCGTCCTGCGACTTCGGCCGGATGAAGGCCTGCCCACCGAGCCCGACGATGGCCTGGTCGGCCTTGCCGTGGCCGTAGTGCTCGTAGCGCTGGCGGTAGAAGCCGATCAGCTGCTGGTAGTGCGACGTCGGCCAGAAGATGTGGTTGGCGAAGAACCCGTCGCCGTAGTACGCGGCGAGCTCCGCGATCTCCGGGCTGCGGATGGACCCGTGCCACACGAACGGGGGTACGTCGTCCAGCGGACGCGGGGTGGCGGTGAAGCCCTGCAGCGGCGTGCGGAACTTGCCTTCCCAGTCCACGACCTCTTCGCGCCAGAGGCGGCGCAGCAGCGCGTAGTTCTCGATGGTGAGCGGGATGCCCTGGCGGATGTCCTGCCCGAACCACGGGTACACCGGGCCGGTGTTGCCGCGACCCAGCATCAGGTCCACGCGGCCGTCGGCCAGGTGCTGCAGCATCGCGAAGTCCTCGGCGATCTTCACCGGGTCGCTGGTGGTGATCAGCGTCGTGGACGTCGACAGCGTGATCGTCTTCGTCTGCGCGGCGATGTAGCCGAGCATCGTCGTCGGCGACGAGGGGACGAACGGCGGGTTGTGGTGCTCACCGGTCGCGAACACGTCGAGGCCGACCTCTTCGGCCTTCAGCGCGATCCGGGCCATCGCCTTGATGCGCTCGTGCTCCGACGGCGTGGTGCCGTTGGCGGGGTCGGTCGTGACGTCACCCACCGAGAAGATTCCGAACTGCATGACCGCTCCTCAGCCGGGGTAGTTCGTGGTACTGCTTCCTTGCCTGCACAACTGCTCGCGAGAAAGAAGTATTCCATAGTGACAATGCGGGTGACCCCGCGCACTCCCCTCTCGGCACCCCTGACCCACGGGACTCTCGCCACACCGGGGCCCGAGGGCGCGGAAGCTGTCGGGGTGTGCGGATATCCTGCAGTACGGTGTCGGCTCGGGGCCTGCCCGGGACGCCATCGTCTCCAGGCACGGTCCCTGAACCACATGCGTGCCTCAACCAGCCTGAACAACGCCGTACAGCGAGCCAAGATCCGGGAGAGCGACCTCGTGACTGCTGAGACTCTGTACGGGGCCGACGACCTCACGCACCTCGAGGGCCTCGAAGCCGTCCGCAAGCGCCCCGGGATGTACATCGGCTCCACCGACAGCCGTGGCATCAACCACTTGTTCTCGGAGATCATCGACAACTCCACCGACGAGGGCGTGGCGGGCCACGCCACGCGCGTCGTCGTCACCATCCACGCCGACGGCAGCGTGCAGGTCGACGACGACGGCCGCGGCATCCCCACCGGCGTCCACGCGAAATCGGGCCTTTCCGGCGTCGAACTGGTGCTGACCCGGCTGCACGCCGGCGGCAAGTTCGGCGGTTCGGGGTACAAGACCTCCGGCGGGCTCCACGGTGTGGGCGCGTCGGCGGTCAACGCGCTGTCGCACCGCTTCGACGTCACCGTGAAGCAGGACGGCAAGGTGCACCAGATGTCGTTCGCGCACGGCGTGCCCGGCACGTTCGACGCGCCCGGCCCGAAAGCCAAGTTCACGCGCCACTCGGGGCTCAACCTCGTCGGCAAGATGAAGCGCGGCGAGCGCAGCGGCACGTCGATCCGCTACTGGTACGACGCGCGCTATTTCGAGACGGGCGCTTCGCTCGACGTCGAAGGCGTGCGCGCGAAGCTGCGCAACACGGCGTTCCTCGTGCCCGGCGTCACCTACGTGCTGCGCACGGCCATCGAGGACACCATCAACGAGGAGACCTTCCACTACCCCCACGGGCTGGTGGACATGGTCGACTTCCTCACGCCGTCGGGCGAGAAGCCGGTGTGCGGCACGCTCGTGATCACCGGCGAGGGCACGTACAAGGAGAACGCGGCCGACGCCAACGGCGTGATGCAGTCCAATGTGGAGCGTCTCGCCGAGGTCGAGGTGGCGCTGCGCTGGGGCACCGGCTACGAGCGCACGGTGGAGTGCTTCACCAACACGATCCGCAACGTGCACGGCGGCACGCACCGCCGCGGTTTCGACCGCGCCGTCACGCGCGCACTGCAGGACGCGATCGGCAAGACCCGCGGGCTGCTCAAGCCCAAGGAGGACCCGCCGACGCTCGAAGACGTGCTCGAAGGCATGACCGCCGTGATCCACGTGCGGCTGCCGGAGCCGCAGTTCACGTCGCAGACCAAGGACGAGCTGTCCACGGCCGGCATCACGCGCGTGATCCAGGGCATCGTCGACAAGCACGTGAAGGCGTGGGTCGACGACCGCAAGACCAAGTCCGAGGCGAAGGTCGTGCTGCAGAAGGTGGTCGACGCCGCGCGCGTGCGGCTCACCCAGAAGCAGCAGAAGGACGCCGCGCGACGCAAGACCGCGCTAGAGGGCGCGGCGATGCCGCCGAAGCTCGTCGACTGCCGCACCACGGGCGTCTCCCGCAGCGAGCTGTTCCTCGTCGAGGGTGACAGCGCACTCGGGTCGGCCCGCATGGCGCGCGTCTCGGAGTACCAGGCGCTGCTGCCGCTGCGGGGCAAGATCCTGAACGTGCAGAAGGCGTCGCTGGGCGACACGCTGAAGAACGCCGAGATCGCGTCGATCGTCCAGGTGCTCGGCGCCGGTACCGGCCGCACGTTCGACCTCACGACGATGCGCTACGGCCGCGTGATCCTGATGGCCGACGCCGACGTCGACGGCTCGCACATCCGCACGCTGCTGATCACGCTGTTCGCGAAGTACATGCGCCCCGTGATCGAAGACGGCCGGCTGTACGCGGCGATGCCGCCGTTGCACAAGCTCGTGACGAAGGGCCGCAACCCGGAGACGCACTTCACCTTCACGCAGCGCGAGATGGAGACGAAGTTCGCGGAGCTGGAGAAGGCGGGCAAGAGCATCGTCACGCCAGTGCCGCGGTTCAAGGGCCTCGGCGAGATGGACGCCGACGAGCTGTGGGAAACCACCATGAACCCCTCCACGCGCTCCGTCCGCCGCATCACCATGGACGACGCCGAAGCCGCCGAGAGCGCCCTGGAACTGCTCATGGGCGAAAAGGTCGAGCCCCGCCGCAACTGGCTCGTCGCCTCCTCCGACCGCGTCGACCGCGACGCCATCGACGTCTGAGTTTTCTCCAGCTACCAAGGAGTTCTACCGTGGCACGCCGCAAGGGCACCACCACCAAGGTCGATCCCAGCGCGTTCGACTCCGCCGGGGCCAACGTCTTCGACAACTCGCTCAAGACGGAGATCGAAGACTCCTACCTGGAGTACGCCTACTCGGTCATCCACTCGCGCGCGCTGCCTGACGCGCGGGACGGGTTGAAGCCGGTGCACCGGCGGATCTTGTATTCCATGAACGAGAACGGCTATCGCCCGACGCACGCGTACGTGAAGTCCTCGCGCGTCGTCGGCGACGTCATGGGCAAATACCATCCGCACGGTGACGTGGCGATTTACGACGCCATGGTACGGCTGGCACAGGACTTCTCGCTGAACGTCCCGTTGATCGACGGGCACGGCAACTTCGGGTCCCCGGACGATGGCCCGGCTGCCAGCCGATACTGCTTGACGGGCGACACCCGGATCAGGCTGGCCGACGGATCCAGCTTGCGCATCGGCGATTTGGTGAACCTGCCCGCCGATTCCGAGGCCGACGCCGACTTCGAGGTTCTCGACAAGGACGGCAAGGCGGTCCGGGTCGACAAGGTCTTCAACTCCGGCGAGCATCCGACCGTCCGGATCACGACGAAGTCCGGGTTCTCGATCCAGGGCAGCGAAAACCACCCGGTGCTGTGTCTCGAGGCACCGATGGGCGTCCCGATGTTCCAGTGGCGCCAGCTCGACGAGGTGAAGCCGGGCACGGTCGTGTGTCTCGCTCGCAACGCGTGGACCGAGGTCGTTCCGACCGCCGATGAGTACGACACCGGCGGGTTCGCCTCCACCGACGCCGAGTTCGTGCCCGAGCCGATCTGGACCAGTGGTCCAGGCGTCAAACGAGCGTTCCTGATAGCCCTCTTCGAGGGCGGCGGAGAACACCGCGAGGCCGGTGGCGCGCACACGGTCGAATACACGACCCACAGCGAGCAGCTCGCATTGGACGTTCAAGAACTACTGGCCGAGTTCGGTATCATCGCCACGCGCGAACGCGGCACCGAGGTGAGTGGCTCGGTCGAGCACCGGCTGGTCGTGTCCGGTCCGCGCGACGTCGAGGCGTTCGCCGAACGGATCGGCTTCCTGGGGGTCAAGCAGGCCGATCTGCAGGGCGCGCTGCAGCGGTCCGGCCGGCGCGCTGATCGGCTCAGCGACGACCGGGTCCCGTTCGTTGCCGACTACGTCGGCGGCGCGCTCGACGTCG
The sequence above is a segment of the Amycolatopsis sp. 2-15 genome. Coding sequences within it:
- a CDS encoding DNA gyrase/topoisomerase IV subunit B — its product is MTAETLYGADDLTHLEGLEAVRKRPGMYIGSTDSRGINHLFSEIIDNSTDEGVAGHATRVVVTIHADGSVQVDDDGRGIPTGVHAKSGLSGVELVLTRLHAGGKFGGSGYKTSGGLHGVGASAVNALSHRFDVTVKQDGKVHQMSFAHGVPGTFDAPGPKAKFTRHSGLNLVGKMKRGERSGTSIRYWYDARYFETGASLDVEGVRAKLRNTAFLVPGVTYVLRTAIEDTINEETFHYPHGLVDMVDFLTPSGEKPVCGTLVITGEGTYKENAADANGVMQSNVERLAEVEVALRWGTGYERTVECFTNTIRNVHGGTHRRGFDRAVTRALQDAIGKTRGLLKPKEDPPTLEDVLEGMTAVIHVRLPEPQFTSQTKDELSTAGITRVIQGIVDKHVKAWVDDRKTKSEAKVVLQKVVDAARVRLTQKQQKDAARRKTALEGAAMPPKLVDCRTTGVSRSELFLVEGDSALGSARMARVSEYQALLPLRGKILNVQKASLGDTLKNAEIASIVQVLGAGTGRTFDLTTMRYGRVILMADADVDGSHIRTLLITLFAKYMRPVIEDGRLYAAMPPLHKLVTKGRNPETHFTFTQREMETKFAELEKAGKSIVTPVPRFKGLGEMDADELWETTMNPSTRSVRRITMDDAEAAESALELLMGEKVEPRRNWLVASSDRVDRDAIDV
- a CDS encoding LLM class flavin-dependent oxidoreductase translates to MQFGIFSVGDVTTDPANGTTPSEHERIKAMARIALKAEEVGLDVFATGEHHNPPFVPSSPTTMLGYIAAQTKTITLSTSTTLITTSDPVKIAEDFAMLQHLADGRVDLMLGRGNTGPVYPWFGQDIRQGIPLTIENYALLRRLWREEVVDWEGKFRTPLQGFTATPRPLDDVPPFVWHGSIRSPEIAELAAYYGDGFFANHIFWPTSHYQQLIGFYRQRYEHYGHGKADQAIVGLGGQAFIRPKSQDAWNEFRPYFDNAPVYGHGPSMEDFTSQTPLTVGSPQEVIDKTLTFREHFGDYQRQLFLMDHAGLPLKTVLEQLDLLGEQVVPVLRKELESMRPAHVPDAPTHESLKAARDAEETAEETTEETRV
- a CDS encoding FMN reductase, translating into MTARTIAVVTAGLSQPSSTRLLADRLADATRTALGPDTVVEVIELRDTAVDVTNNLLTGFPSPKLKEVIDTVTHADGLIAVTPVFTASYSGMFKSFFDVLDKEALDGKPVLIAATGGTERHSLVLDFALRPLFAYLRAIPVATGVYAASSDWGSASATGTLQRRVERAAGELAAAVSVAPEAKASDELTSLPFEQLLAGEGF